In the Wyeomyia smithii strain HCP4-BCI-WySm-NY-G18 chromosome 2, ASM2978416v1, whole genome shotgun sequence genome, one interval contains:
- the LOC129725505 gene encoding charged multivesicular body protein 6, whose translation MGNLFGKSTNKTKVASRVTEHDKAILQLKQQRDKLKQYQIRIELQLEKDRVLVKKCLTTGRKERARTLLRKKKYQEKLLSNADAQLETIEKLASDIEFAMVEAQVVSGLKVGNEALKKVNELLSIEEVEQILDETRESIEKQQEIDSLLNGVLTEEDEDEVLAELEQLVVEDSANNRVETEQEDIGERLPEVPEDEPKGHKIKGKEKNAESSRKKVALEA comes from the exons ATGGGTAATCTGTTTGGCAAGTCAACTAACAAGACTAAAGTTGCAAGCAGAGTCACAGAACATGATAAAGCTATTTTA caattgaaaCAGCAACGAGACAAACTTAAACAGTACCAAATACGAATCGAACTTCAGTTGGAAAAAGATAGAGTATTGGTCAAAAAATGTCTAACCACAGGACGGAAAGA GCGTGCGAGAACTTTGCTGCGCAAGAAAAAGTATCAGGAAAAACTCCTGTCCAATGCGGATGCGCAATTGGAAACGATCGAAAAACTAGCCTCTGATATCGAGTTCGCAATGGTAGAAGCGCAAGTCGTCAGTGGGCTTAAGGTCGGTAACGAAGCCTTGAAGAAAGTTAACGAACTGCTGTCTATCGAAGAAGTTGAGCAGATTTTGGATGAAACACGCGAAAGTATCGAGAAACAGCAAGAAATTGATTCACTTCTTAACGGGGTGCTCACCGAAGAGGACGAAGATGAAGTACTTGCCGAGTTGGAACAGCTCGTGGTTGAGGATTCTGCCAACAACAGGGTTGAGACTGAGCAAGAGGATATTGGGGAACGGCTTCCGGAAGTACCCGAAGACGAACCTAAGGGCCATAAGATTAAAGGCAA